From one Nilaparvata lugens isolate BPH chromosome 2, ASM1435652v1, whole genome shotgun sequence genomic stretch:
- the LOC111049409 gene encoding uncharacterized protein LOC111049409 isoform X2, which yields MAPRKKRKPSQAENIKILEQLIIDKDKIIIDKDESIANLDRKLKKKDSLISDYKKLCVLTDYNLNRSVSDFDGAQRMVNFAQHVTYLKNTLEARCDSLNEKVNALESELAYKERVIEKCELEIKQYTAMNDEFKITVEDLKNDQIKTKSDCQRLEEKVLQATKWAARLGKVIKEREIPLCKSDARLLGQIQKQLKQKGSVLKESDGDQLHESEMLKHSGTQTDESALNSMIYKNYRKVAAYTDGLGVLSPCLTADEGIGLSPGLSEISLATPCSNYKDNFQSYGPLHKEPTSVDDGSITTEIIEDSLDHSPATPAFSLFDVQVGSTRATISIGPQLTNDNILNGSSANWPSIDTLNLSNCSVESVKDDIFTAHLNDNDDIAKNDNLVTIEEDLDVSAKSKSDTIVTIEEDVDESAKCNGLVSSYIFQEGDKTYKMLKYRDHCKIVLPHEVPRLLDGQIQNSDGKSVEICDRLKNNVEAFSGANGKFEECITGKNLKKTLEEVVPVCQESNKLDKVTELFSPMIDKNWYVDPISGEVSPIREKSDKLVESPPVTEVFSSSSSLPSSPAKRNGSVSSYIFQDGDNTYKMLKYKDHCKIVLTHEEPQNSDGKNVEICDGLKFNVEASNSTHEECITEKNRKETLEEVIDEVALATEVFSTASPMIDEHLNVNPVSETVEEVVLICEKSDKLDEVIEVISTESPMIDKKLDVNPMSETLEEVVPICQKSDKLDEVIEVFSTDSPMIDENLDVNPVSETVEVVSICEKSNKLDEVIEVFSPESAMIDENLNVNPVSETVEVVSICEKSNKLDEAPLVTGMFSNQSPMIDKKLYVNPVSGILEEVAPIREESDKVVEESPMIDKKLYVNPVSGILEEVVLICEESDKLDEESPMIDKKLYVNPVSGILEEVVPICEESDKLDEITGEFSAMIKDKVAVNHENDEVEDCNKRVVCEQVNLSNNINDHLENDCNVSFIVEVNDSCLEEINALQNDSSIDNKCADLQPGDGENISGDNLITEMTTGLDNKCADLQPEYEENISEHDLKTEMTVGEDDIFEEGNKTLHTIVSSYDKEQSSPLPPPLEHKVGEIAEEEIESMYSEAMQLESTEQSSGSSCASFDPIHDEDNAAIDLSINVENVNNAQINSETPKIEENPLTSISSISIGNNLRENDGCKTNFTTESKSIENNMSCMESNQDAGMPLDLSLRQSNPTLLKTPTPPRKSIFDNLENVTDLNNPPTNLNIHHKSLHFGDELQGTEQRSMICGTKQFKMPLPVKQVEDLDNASKHKDSNRKIPVVEDEVLDKIMRRMQMKSILKGPLISPIPPSPQTFKQGPSIQMELSMLSSAGEKSFAAPDPVGSSSYSIRKEEISTTKSDVSRNAHHTKQETIITLPKCTEGTSLRNVSSSNTSKCNLKTISKRDHVGNSSYSIHKEEMPSTKSDESRNAHHTKQDREPGFNGIPSRIRSHREEESKSSTSEKTANEASCIDAVRLEDVKPTLKYSSPNVSNVAEFDIDKLLAEIRRDFDVPDCIDDFSDSVSISDIRDLDCEEVSDFENMLVSSILSDELPPANTQSEIQFPDVIIAEKIQSPPCEMEEDICEEQTSVLSTTLIDQHANKSEVDEGFSKATENAASLLADIPKATENAASLLADIPKATENAESLLADNPTETSPGFSKICTNGNKILPDSAQSCNGRAQCSDSTILFQGIENQESRSLENSDGSFAVPDKVSKSDESDFRGSLPNEPMISDPIYTGHEGEQNTNQSILANEQSTLNSSRENCEYSKLSDELIGMDTAQHSYEGVLGTNNVIPANRLEACSLKSSETNFEYPPASKNLSESDGSDFKGFATVNSSDKPVGNSTVSENLVDPGESVIENWTSSSKSLENASVPKLLSDPDESDFKGWASTSDKRIENPPVSKNLADSDESDFKGWACTSNTSDKRIENPPVSKNLADSDESDFKGWACTSNTSDKRIENPPVSKILSDSDESDFKGWDCTSNTSDKLIENPPVSKNLSDSYESDFKGWDCTSNTSDKRIENPPVSKILSDSDESDFKGWACTSNTSDKLIENPPVSKNLSDKSDFKGFSPQVEKIEAVQLDYGRTTPPDQHCKKEKTTMISSNSILIQKTRIIQSPTRSSFRLEQMEKCNKFVCRTCSVDDKCNLLNYSKKRICESPIAANEPLSPAKVTKTRETSLTRQNKTPYMRSKSVPKDFSYMVTRSGKRILRAGSEEKSSPSYKREIPEDNLSLERIPNIDEVDTNGYKNALKSRNVNPRGRPIHRRSHPFYNSRRTSLQFNNDEVNSLREHKDESEPLVVENHRNLSNYSEKRIFETSIAENEILSPAKVTTSKKAILPRNDEACSPIITRSKSVPKDFSYMLTRSGKRILKPGSGDADQIEAKSSPSNRKDVSEDNLDEVDTISSEKRECEVANGYRNSLKSRNVNTRGRPIRRSSHPFYNSRRRFSQFDEVNTLREHNDESEPMIVENDRNLSVGRLHDENAACERSSVIKECESEHLSSCFSTGKTNESEKRPCLFVDCVNDSLQDSPLSPIDDEDLNDYDHFKQNSEEFLSTDSINTMETNITVNVSHDHSNFGGALQIDCQENDEIPHKNYCEVENGGEFSSSNCYENDISSLKTCQRHIPVISIEHRKSLRRIPRTTSTITSQAPATDTESSLEIDLPETSTAPEPSIGKVITFNFYSEVSEATQKSSNKRKSDDSESLNLQPKIRKIEEDLSSQTISSHPVDAENPDAPKCVKEKIKMVRCENVIVTAYDYHRKDLFKGYSKLDQSNPEEESEEDSEVAEYVFTRVARAVLENNVADETDTCDDSEDSEECEPWTVEVVTECLEQLRGIPNNVIANLIVDTLYNDEGEVDLDGPAPLTDLQKKVLTISCKLCADTVNHPHFLQSLLSELRRFLLNYEESETVTRYCLYVRFLTILCRIHSEVEEMRSFIYDALYRKKMAGIPMVYTALIMWPPLLPFAQPLETASPLSLGITQVILNHIMRDHNQVYKIRKIEHILRKYYGYSRLEPIEVFKHLMRRINTEGALEAVALLCKKIGPHWTVKFVVEGTLLPILNEYKLNKNNSAAAINAMRVSSYVLRPLLQGRYTGKLNLVMGTIGTLLTDPEADDMIEAVAAESLCRLSRGNMKLCAELLIKWKPRNGKVSLQLIELMKVFIARLKPVRWLELMTENNLIKAQGQKSQ from the exons TTACAATTTAAATCGGTCTGTGTCGGACTTTGATGGGGCCCAGAGAATGGTAAATTTTGCACAGCATGTGACGTACTTGAAAAATACCCTGGAAGCT aGATGTGATTCTTTGAATGAGAAGGTCAACGCGTTGGAGAGTGAACTCGCATACAAAGAACGCGTAATTGAAAAGTGTGAATTGGAAATCAAGCAGTATACTgcgatgaatgatgaattcaaaATTACTGTGGAAGATCTGAAAA atGATCAAATAAAGACAAAATCTGATTGTCAACGATTGGAGGAAAAGGTTCTGCAAGCCACTAAATGGGCCGCACGACTCGGAAAAGTTATAAAGGAAC GTGAGATTCCTCTCTGCAAGTCGGATGCTCGTCTCTTAGGTCAAATTCAAAAGCAGCTGAAACAGAAGGGTTCTGTTCTGAAGGAAAGTGACGGAGATCAATTACATGAATCAGAGATGTTGAAACACAGTGGTACTCAGACAGATGAGTCTGCTCTAAACTCCATGATTTACAAGAATTACAGAAAGGTTGCGGCCTACACAGATGGCTTAG GAGTACTTTCACCGTGCTTAACAGCTGATGAAGGCATAGGTCTTTCGCCTGGATTGTCTGAGATATCATTAGCAACTCCTTGTTCTAATTACAAAGACAACTTTCAAAGTTATGGACCGCTCCACAAAGAGCCaacgtctgttgatgatggttCTATTACTACGGAAATCATTGAGGACAGTCTCGATCATTCGCCAGCTACACCGGCCTTCTCTTTGTTCGATGTGCAAGTTGGCAGCACTAGAGCAACAATCTCCATCGGTCCACAACTTACAAATGATAACATCTTGAATGGCTCATCCGCAAATTGGCCCAGCATCGATACATTGAATTTGTCCAACTGCAGTGTGGAGTCTGTAAAGGATGACATCTTCACTGCCCATCTGAACGATAATGATGACATAGCCAAAAATGATAACCTAGTTACCATAGAAGAAGATCTAGATGTATCTGCCAAAAGCAAAAGTGATACCATAGTTACCATAGAAGAAGATGTTGATGAATCAGCCAAATGCAATGGTCTAGTGAGCAGTTATATTTTCCAAGAAGGTGACAAAACTTATAAAATGCTCAAATATAGAGACCATTGCAAAATTGTATTGCCTCATGAAGTTCCGAGATTGTTGGATGGACAGATTCAAAATTCTGATGGTAAAAGCGTGGAGATCTGTGATAGATTGAAGAACAATGTGGAAGCATTTAGTGGAGCAAatggaaaatttgaagaatgcaTAACGGGAAAAAATCTGAAGAAGACACTTGAAGAAGTGGTCCCAGTTTGTCAAGAATCCAACAAACTTGATAAAGTAACTGAGTTATTCTCACCAATGATTGATAAAAATTGGTACGTGGATCCAATTAGTGGAGAAGTGTCCCCAATTCGTGAAAAATCCGATAAACTTGTTGAATCACCACCAGTAACTGAAgttttctcatcatcatcatcattgccATCATCACCTGCCAAACGCAATGGTTCAGTGAGCAGTTATATTTTCCAAGACGGTGACAATACTTATAAAATGCTTAAATATAAAGACCATTGCAAAATTGTATTAACTCATGAAGAGCCCCAAAATTCTGATGGGAAAAATGTCGAGATCTGTGATGGATTGAAGTTCAATGTGGAAGCATCAAATAGTACACATGAAGAATGCATAACGGAAAAAAATCGGAAGGAGACACTCGAAGAAGTTATTGATGAAGTTGCGCTAGCAACTGAAGTATTCTCAACAGCTTCACCAATGATTGATGAACATCTGAACGTAAATCCAGTGAGTGAAACAGTTGAAGAAGTGGTCCTAATTTGTGAAAAGTCCGACAAACTAGATGAAGTAATTGAAGTAATCTCTACAGAATCACCAATGATCGATAAAAAACTGGACGTAAATCCAATGAGTGAAACACTTGAAGAAGTGGTCCCAATTTGTCAAAAGTCCGACAAACTTGATGAAGTAATTGAAGTATTCTCTACAGATTCACCAATGATTGATGAAAATCTGGACGTGAATCCAGTGAGTGAAACGGTCGAAGTGGTCTCAATTTGTGAAAAGTCCAATAAACTAGATGAAGTAATTGAAGTATTCTCTCCAGAATCAGcaatgattgatgaaaatttgAACGTAAATCCAGTGAGTGAAACAGTCGAAGTGGTCTCAATTTGTGAAAAGTCCAACAAACTTGATGAAGCTCCACTAGTAACTGGAATGTTCTCTAATCAATCTCCAATGATTGATAAAAAACTGTACGTGAATCCAGTGAGTGGAATACTGGAAGAAGTGGCCCCAATTCGTGAAGAATCCGACAAAGTTGTTGAAGAATCACCAATGATTGATAAAAAACTGTACGTGAATCCAGTGAGTGGAATACTAGAAGAAGTGGTCCTAATTTGTGAAGAATCCGACAAACTTGATGAAGAATCACCAATGATTGATAAAAAACTGTACGTGAATCCAGTGAGTGGAATACTAGAAGAAGTTGTCCCAATTTGTGAAGAATCCGACaaacttgatgaaataactggAGAGTTCTCAGCCATGATTAAAGATAAGGTTGCagttaatcatgaaaatgacGAAGTTGAAGATTGTAATAAGAGAGTGGTATGTGAACAAGTGAATCTGTCGAACAATATCAATGACCATTTAGAGAATGACTGCAATGTTTCATTTATTGTAGAGGTAAATGACTCTTGCCTTGAAGAAATTAATGCACTTCAAAATGATTCGAGTATAGACAATAAATGTGCTGATCTTCAACCAGGGGATGGAGAAAATATAAGTGGAGACAATTTGATTACTGAAATGACAACAGGACTAGACAATAAATGTGCTGATCTTCAACCAGAGTATGAAGAAAATATAAGTGAACATGATTTAAAAACTGAAATGACAGTAGGAGAAGATGACATTTTTGAAGAAGGAAACAAAACTCTTCACACCATTGTCAGTTCTTATGATAAAGAACAATCATCACCATTACCTCCTCCATTAGAACATAAAGTTGGTGAAATTGCCGAAGAAGAAATTGAATCTATGTATTCAGAGGCAATGCAGCTTGAAAGCACAGAGCAATCTTCAGGTTCATCGTGTGCTTCTTTTGACCCTATTCATGATGAGGACAATGCTGCCATAGATCTTTCAATAAATGTGGAAAATGTAAATAATGCTCAAATAAACTCCGAAACACCAAAAATAGAAGAGAACCCCCTGACAAGTATTAGCTCAATTTCGATTGGTAACAACCTTCGCGAAAATGATGGATGTAAAACAAATTTTACGACTGAATCAAAAAGCATTGAAAACAATATGTCTTGTATGGAATCAAACCAAGACGCAGGTATGCCTTTGGATTTATCTTTGCGTCAAAGTAATCCTACGCTTCTTAAGACACCGACTCCGCCTCGTAAAAGTATCTTTGATAACTTGGAAAATGTTACCGATCTCAATAATCCACCTACGAATCTCAACATTCATCATAAGAGTCTCCACTTTGGAGACGAGCTCCAAGGTACGGAACAGCGCTCAATGATTTGTGGAACGAAACAATTCAAAATGCCATTGCCTGTGAAGCAAGTAGAAGACCTGGATAATGCATCAAAACATAAAGACTCTAATAGAAAAATTCCAGTTGTTGAAGATGAAGTACTGGATAAAATAATGAGGAGAATGCAAATGAAATCGATATTGAAAGGACCATTAATATCTCCAATTCCACCTTCTCCTCAAACTTTCAAACAAG GACCAAGTATACAGATGGAACTTTCAATGCTATCATCCGCTGGAGAAAAGAGTTTTGCGGCTCCTGACCCTGTTGGAAGCTCATCTTATTCAATCCGTAAAGAAGAAATTTCAACTACAAAAAGTGACGTATCCAGAAATGCTCATCACACTAAACAGGAAACAATCATTACTCTTCCAAAATGTACTGAAGGAACTTCATTGCGCAATGTCAGTTCAAGTAATACTTCGAAATGCAACCTCAAGACAATAAGTAAACGTGATCATGTTGGAAACTCATCATATTCAATCCACAAAGAAGAAATGCCATCTACAAAAAGTGATGAATCCAGAAATGCCCATCACACCAAACAGGACAGGGAACCTGGCTTCAATGGAATTCCATCAAGAATTCGATCTCATAGGGAGGAGGAATCAAAATCATCAACTTCAGAGAAGACTGCTAATGAAGCTAGCTGTATTGATGCTGTAAGACTTGAAGATGTCAAACCCACACTGAAGTATTCATCCCCTAACGTTTCTAATGTGGCTGAGtttgatattgataaattaCTTGCTGAAATTCGTAGAGACTTTGATGTGCCTGATTGCATCGACGACTTTTCAGATTCTGTTAGTATATCAGATATTCGAGATTTGGATTGTGAAGAAGTGAGTGATTTCGAGAATATGCTCGTTTCAAGTATATTGTCGGATGAACTTCCACCGGCGAATACTCAGTCTGAAATACAATTTCCTGATGTCATCATTGCAGAAAAGATACAAAGTCCGCCTTGTGAAATGGAAGAAGACATCTGTGAAGAACAGACCAGTGTCCTATCGACAACGTTAATCGATCAACATGCTAATAAATCGGAAGTAGATGAGGGTTTTTCAAAGGCAACTGAGAACGCCGCATCTTTGCTTGCTGATATTCCAAAAGCAACTGAGAACGCCGCATCTTTGCTTGCTGATATTCCAAAAGCAACTGAGAACGCCGAATCTTTGCTTGCTGATAATCCTACAGAAACATCTCCGGGATTCAGCAAGATTTGTACAAACGGAAACAAAATTCTGCCAGATTCTGCTCAATCCTGTAATGGAAGAGCACAATGCTCCGATTCAACCATCTTGTTCCAAGGAATTGAAAATCAGGAATCAAGATCATTAGAAAATAGTGATGGAAGTTTTGCAGTGCCAGACAAAGTTTCAAAGTCAGATGAATCTGATTTCAGAGGCTCACTTCCTAATGAGCCAATGATTTCTGATCCCATTTATACTGGCCATGAAGGAGAGCAAAATACAAATCAGTCAATCCTCGCCAATGAACAATCTACATTGAACTCATCCCGAGAAAATTGtgaatattctaaattatcgGATGAATTAATTGGAATGGATACGGCTCAACATAGTTATGAAGGAGTATTGGGTACAAATAACGTCATCCCCGCTAATCGTCTTGAGGCTTGCTCATTGAAATCTTCAGAAACCAATTTTGAGTATCCTCCAGCTTCTAAAAATCTCTCAGAATCAGATGGATCTGATTTTAAAGGTTTTGCTACCGTGAACTCATCAGATAAACCAGTTGGAAATTCGACAGTTTCTGAAAATCTTGTAGATCCAGGTGAGTCTGTCATTGAAAATTGGACCAGCTCATCGAAATCGTTAGAAAATGCTTCAGTTCCTAAACTTCTTTCAGATCCAGATGAGTCTGACTTCAAAGGTTGGGCCAGCAC ATCAGACAAACGTATTGAAAATCCTCCAGTTTCAAAAAATCTCGCTGATTCAGATGAGTCCGACTTCAAAGGTTGGGCCTGTACATCAAACACATCAGACAAACGTATTGAAAATCCTCCAGTTTCAAAAAATCTCGCTGATTCAGATGAGTCCGACTTCAAAGGTTGGGCCTGTACATCAAACACATCAGACAAACGTATTGAAAATCCTCCAGTTTCTAAAATTCTCTCTGATTCAGATGAGTCTGACTTCAAAGGTTGGGACTGTACATCAAACACATCAGACAAACTTATTGAAAATCCTCCAGTTTCTAAAAATCTCTCTGATTCATATGAGTCTGACTTCAAAGGTTGGGACTGTACATCAAACACATCAGACAAACGTATTGAAAATCCTCCAGTTTCTAAAATTCTCTCTGATTCAGATGAGTCTGACTTCAAAGGTTGGGCCTGTACATCAAACACATCAGACAAACTTATTGAAAATCCTCCAGTTTCTAAAAATCTTTCAGATAAGTCCGACTTCAAAGGTTTTTCTCcacaagttgaaaaaattgaagctgTCCAATTGGATTATGGGAGAACAACCCCTCCAGATCAGCATTGTAAGAAAGAGAAGACAACTATGATAAGTAGTAATTCTATCCTGATCCAGAAAACAAGAATTATTCAGTCTCCTACAAGAAGTTCTTTCAGACTGGAACAAATGGAAAAATGTAATAAGTTTGTATGCCGAACATGTAGTGTTGATGACAAATGTAACTTGTTAAATTATTCTAAAAAGAGAATTTGCGAGTCTCCGATCGCAGCAAATGAGCCACTTTCACCAGCCAAAGTTACGAAAACTAGAGAGACCAGTCTTACAAGACAGAACAAAACACCTTACATGAGAAGTAAAAGTGTTCCAAAAGATTTCAGTTACATGGTGACTAGAAGCGGAAAACGTATTTTGAGAGCTGGTAGTGAAGAAAAATCGTCTCCGAGTTATAAAAGAGAGATTCCAGAAGACAATCTTTCGTTAGAAAGGATACCAAATATTGATGAAGTTGATACTAATGGATATAAAAATGCTCTGAAGTCTAGAAATGTGAACCCTCGGGGAAGGCCTATTCACAGACGCAGCCATCCTTTCTACAACAGCAGAAGGACATCTTTGCAGTTTAATAACGATGAAGTGAATTCTTTAAGAGAGCACAAGGATGAAAGTGAACCACTGGTAGTGGAAAATCATAgaaatctatcaaattattCAGAAAAGAGAATTTTCGAAACATCGATCGCAGAAAATGAGATACTTTCACCAGCCAAAGTAACAACAAGTAAAAAGGCCATTCTTCCAAGAAATGACGAAGCATGTTCACCTATTATCACAAGAAGTAAAAGTGTGCCAAAGGATTTCAGTTACATGCTGACTAGAAGCGGAAAACGTATTTTGAAACCTGGTAGTGGAGACGCTGATCAAATTGAAGCAAAATCGTCTCCGAGTAATAGGAAAGATGTTTCAGAAGACAATCTTGATGAAGTCGATACTATATCCAGTGAAAAGCGTGAATGTGAAGTGGCTAATGGATATAGAAACTCTTTGAAGTCGAGGAATGTGAACACTCGAGGAAGGCCTATTCGAAGAAGCAGCCATCCTTTCTACAACAGCAGAAGGAGATTTTCGCAGTTCGATGAAGTAAATACTTTGAGAGAGCACAATGATGAAAGTGAACCAATGATTGTGGAAAATGATAGAAATCTATCAGTCGGAAGGCTTCATGATGAGAATGCAGCATGTGAAAGGTCGTCAGTCATTAAAGAATGTGAGTCAGAGCATTTATCCTCTTGTTTTAGTACTGGGAAAACTAATGAAAGTGAAAAACGTCCGTGTTTGTTTGTCGATTGTGTGAATGATTCGTTACAAGACAGCCCGCTTAGTCCGATCGATGACGAGGATCTCAATGACTAtgatcatttcaaacaaaataGTGAAGAGTTTTTGTCAACTGACTCTATTAATACGATGGAAACTAATATTACTGTCAACGTTAGTCATGATCATAGTAATTTTGGTGGTGCTTTACAAATCGACTGTCAAGAAAATGATGAAATCCCACACAAAAACTACTGCGAAGTAGAAAATGGAGGGGAATTTTCATCGAGTAATTGCTATGAAAATGATATTTCTAGTTTGAAAACATGTCAACGTCATATTCCTGTTATTAGCATTGAACATCGTAAAAGTCTAAGAAGGATTCCCAGAACAACATCCACCATTACTTCTCAAGCTCCTGCAACTGATACGGAGTCTAGTTTGGAAATAGATCTACCTGAAACATCGACCGCCCCTGAACCTTCCATCGGAAAAGTCATCACTTTCAATTTCTACTCTGAAGTCAGTGAGGCAACACAGAAGTCGTCCAACAAACGTAAGAGTGATGACTCTGAGTCGCTCAATCTTCAACCAAAAATTAGGAAAATAGAAGAAGATCTCTCATCACAGACGATATCATCACACCCAGTTGATGCGGAAAATCCAGATGCTCCAAAATGTGttaaagagaaaataaaaatggtGAGATGTGAAAATGTGATAGTTACGGCATATGATTACCACAGAAAGGACTTATTCAAGGGCTACTCCAAACTTGATCAATCAAACCCCGAGGAAG aatCTGAAGAGGATAGTGAGGTGGCTGAGTATGTATTTACAAGAGTGGCCAGGGCCGTGTTGGAAAATAACGTGGCCGATGAAACTGACACCTGTGATGACAGTGAAGACAGTGAAGAATGTGAACCCTGGACTGTTGAGGTCGTAACAGAATGTCTGGAACAACTAAGAGGGATACCAAACAACGTGATAGCAAA TTTGATAGTTGACACATTGTACAATGACGAAGGCGAGGTGGATTTGGATGGACCCGCTCCTCTCACCGATCTCCAGAAGAAAGTCTTGACAATATCGTGTAAATTGTGCGCAGACACTGTCAACCATCCACATTTTCTCCAATCTTTATTGTCAGAACTGAGAAGGTTTCTGCTCAACTATGAAGAATCTGAAACG GTGACACGCTACTGTCTGTATGTAAGATTTCTAACAATTCTGTGTAGAATACACAGCGAGGTAGAAGAAATGCGGTCATTCATCTATGATGCTTTGTATCGGAAAAAGATGGCAGGAATTCCTATGGTCTACACTGCTCTGATTATGTGGCCTCCTCTCCTGCCTTTTGCTCAGCCCTTAGAAACAG CATCTCCCTTGTCTTTGGGCATCactcaagttattttgaatcaTATAATGAGAGACCATAATCAAGTGTATAAAATAAGGAAGATTGAACATATTCTACGCAAATATTACGGCTATTCAAGATTGGAACCAATTGAAGTATTCAAGCATTTAATGAGAAGAATTAATACCGAAG GAGCACTTGAAGCAGTCGCCCTACTCTGTAAAAAAATTGGACCGCATTGGACCGTGAAGTTTGTGGTTGAAGGCACATTGTTAcctatattgaatgaatacaagCTGAACAAGAATAACAGTGCAGCTGCTATCAATGCCATGAGAGTATCAA GTTATGTTCTCCGTCCATTATTACAGGGTCGGTATACCGGCAAACTGAATTTAGTAATGGGAACTATTGGCACCTTACTCACTGATCCTGAAG